Proteins co-encoded in one Trichoplusia ni isolate ovarian cell line Hi5 chromosome 19, tn1, whole genome shotgun sequence genomic window:
- the LOC113503614 gene encoding flocculation protein FLO11-like, which translates to MRSALICVFFALVVLKDGSHAENVEDFKPTPIPLIDWPGGGQDAAGTLHEIIKTDAPPAVAAVPAHYWEDALRHSVYLTLVRDKIDQLIANGDVISPDRKPENLSQEVDDHDLWEKIKAAKFDRLKEEPIPPSDITILAKGRLLEDADGYRFAEDNTTQSTCSQNCTKGVKAFWSVKRVRQGELPSGKYHYELTFSVTSQSQTKNKVFKKPYENPVRTFTIKENTPTERPQTRKYEQPLRVERPQRAIWVHKNINPSHSYHKRPSYVRGLDRIFSSLFSDEDSDEEPSYRYKQKAFVPHMYPHHAKAAYVDDREPYHKKLIPYPIPKPQGFRYNHPPLPPPPYIQHPYLNVDNTGNNPYVPPHTDNRFGPSNVVKTTRPAVLPTPITNHPLLKESTVEAPVKTTKPNITEHTTKEPDVSYKIYSHPKQPPMKVGLFPDHIRPPVYNAPPGVFVTMDKKPFKPMPPLKYTHSNKPHKTLPSDFRPSPQIVDTQYNDADPATDTAFRPITMNYTEIADVLKKGNKNTRKPSSSKKPPKKGEFIKSYRPTIITTTSPEIITAIRDVVEEEHMDWANILGAFTKTTPMASHRERATTESVDISPTTSITSTTSEENSYEEIDESTEIIDRPTTTSSTTTTTTTTTTPKPTKRTRPPPKFTKQDKIKKHKRVTSTTTTTTTTSTTAKPSSTRKYKQKKQTDDLTPQASSAATSGANSVWEPKTPKAPVSTTSSTTTRPTTTTQATTTTSTTTTPSAIVDTEQPVVTTQPKSKNRFRQSTLMQKGTSVNHDKWSTATLEKNRTNSIQSNKLPLRRKASKFQGYIPVSTPRGLEFERDREDHRDHAYNEITEKLTSSTTESTVTIPVKPLATKPTIEEQEVKNASSNLHHQRVAEEDDDDDEDEDDDDKDTDSYDPPSKDDVEYIFPTASNATTHVTSSDYNSIEPTTTATAVASPYPTAMNKMKCKKKKLNLTTTEGTQQTYSETEPSTVSSSTTSSTTTTTTISPTTEHVSDMISELFGGFTMDDITDKPNTGTTPTEPKESESEKHEHYAHIDDDLEEFLNSLDKETNKHGDNKTHSHHASEEYDDDESPFNNDDENSHIKSISDEYYDEGPESQESRDQPFSILELMAME; encoded by the coding sequence GTACTGAAGGACGGAAGTCACGCAGAAAATGTGGAGGACTTTAAACCGACGCCGATCCCGCTCATCGATTGGCCGGGCGGGGGGCAGGACGCGGCCGGCACCCTGCACGAGATCATCAAGACTGATGCGCCCCCGGCGGTCGCCGCCGTCCCCGCGCACTACTGGGAAGACGCCTTGAGGCACAGTGTTTACTTAACCCTTGTTAGAGATAAAATAGACCAGTTAATAGCGAATGGAGATGTCATATCACCGGACAGAAAGCCTGAAAACCTGTCGCAAGAAGTAGATGACCACGATCTTTGGGAAAAAATTAAAGCAGCAAAGTTTGACAGGTTGAAGGAAGAGCCCATACCACCGAGCGACATCACTATATTAGCGAAGGGAAGATTACTTGAAGACGCGGATGGCTACAGATTCGCAGAAGATAACACGACGCAAAGTACCTGCAGCCAAAACTGCACGAAAGGTGTCAAAGCATTTTGGTCGGTCAAACGTGTTAGGCAAGGAGAACTTCCATCTGGGAAATACCATTATGAGTTAACATTCTCGGTGACGTCACAAAGTCAGACTAAGAACAAGGTATTCAAGAAACCTTATGAGAACCCTGTTAGAACGTTtactataaaagaaaatacaccAACTGAACGTCCGCAAACACGTAAATATGAACAACCTCTGAGGGTTGAGAGGCCGCAGCGAGCTATATGGGTACATAAGAATATTAACCCTTCGCACAGTTACCATAAACGACCATCCTATGTCCGCGGTTTAGATAGAATATTCTCATCATTATTCTCCGATGAAGACAGCGATGAGGAACCTTCGTACAGGTATAAACAAAAGGCATTCGTCCCGCATATGTACCCACATCACGCGAAAGCAGCATATGTAGATGACAGGGAGCCATACCACAAGAAACTGATACCTTATCCGATACCAAAACCACAAGGTTTCAGATACAACCATCCTCCACTCCCACCTCCACCCTATATCCAGCATCCCTACTTAAATGTAGATAACACAGGAAACAACCCATACGTTCCTCCACACACAGATAATAGATTTGGACCGTCAAATGTCGTGAAAACTACTAGACCTGCTGTTTTACCGACACCAATTACAAACCATCCCTTGCTAAAAGAATCTACTGTTGAGGCGCCTGTCAAAACAACGAAGCCTAATATTACAGAGCACACAACAAAAGAACCGGACGTATCTTATAAGATCTATAGTCATCCTAAACAGCCGCCGATGAAGGTGGGTCTCTTCCCGGATCACATCAGACCGCCAGTATACAACGCACCGCCAGGCGTGTTCGTCACTATGGACAAAAAACCATTCAAACCTATGCCACCGTTGAAATATACCCACAGCAACAAACCTCACAAAACTTTGCCCTCCGATTTCCGGCCAAGCCCACAAATTGTTGATACTCAGTATAATGACGCAGACCCAGCAACTGATACTGCGTTTAGACCAATCACTATGAACTACACAGAGATAGCGGATGTTTTAAAAAAGGGGAATAAGAATACACGGAAACCCAGTTCGTCGAAGAAACCACCAAAAAAAGGTGAATTCATCAAATCCTATCGCCCCACAATAATCACTACTACATCACCGGAAATAATTACAGCAATTAGGGATGTTGTAGAGGAAGAGCATATGGATTGGGCTAATATATTAGGAGCGTTTACAAAAACAACCCCAATGGCATCACATAGAGAGAGAGCGACCACAGAAAGTGTAGACATCAGTCCAACCACCTCTATTACATCAACAACATCGGAAGAAAACAGTTATGAAGAAATTGATGAGTCAACAGAGATAATAGATAGACCTACTACTACTAGCAGCACGACTACAACAACCACTACAACTACAACACCTAAACCTACAAAGCGCACACGACCTCCGCCAAAGTTtacaaaacaagataaaattaaaaaacataaacgtGTAACGTCGACAACCACAACAACGACGACCACTTCAACAACAGCTAAACCATCGTCAACACGAAAATACAAACAGAAGAAGCAAACGGATGACTTGACGCCTCAAGCTAGCTCCGCTGCGACCAGTGGAGCCAACTCTGTATGGGAACCCAAAACACCCAAAGCGCCTGTTTCTACGACGAGCAGTACCACAACACGACCTACGACGACTACACAAGCAACAACAACTACCAGCACAACCACTACACCGAGCGCGATCGTGGACACCGAACAACCGGTTGTGACGACGCAACCGAAGAGTAAAAACCGTTTCAGACAATCCACATTGATGCAAAAAGGCACTTCGGTGAACCACGACAAGTGGTCGACCGCTACACTCGAAAAGAATCGAACGAATTCCATACAGTCAAACAAACTTCCGCTAAGAAGAAAAGCATCTAAATTCCAAGGATATATTCCTGTGAGCACTCCCAGAGGTCTAGAATTCGAAAGAGATAGAGAAGATCATAGAGATCATGCTTACAATGAGATAACAGAAAAACTTACTTCGAGTACAACAGAAAGTACTGTAACAATTCCGGTAAAACCACTAGCTACAAAACCAACCATCGAGGAACAAGAAGTAAAAAACGCATCATCTAATTTGCATCATCAACGTGTAGCGGAAGAagacgacgatgatgatgaagatgaggATGATGACGACAAGGACACTGACAGCTACGATCCTCCTTCTAAAGATGACGTAGAATACATATTTCCAACAGCGTCAAATGCAACCACACATGTAACGAGCTCAGACTACAACAGTATAGAACCTACTACCACAGCTACTGCAGTTGCATCGCCATACCCAACAGCAATGAACAAGatgaaatgtaaaaagaagAAACTTAACCTAACCACCACGGAAGGAACACAGCAAACTTATAGTGAAACAGAACCATCTACTGTCAGTAGTTCTACAACTAGTAGTACTACAACAACAACGACGATAAGTCCAACAACGGAACATGTATCTGATATGATCTCTGAGCTGTTCGGCGGCTTCACCATGGATGACATCACGGACAAACCAAACACAGGAACAACACCAACTGAACCAAAAGAAAGCGAAAGTGAAAAACACGAGCACTACGCACACATTGACGACGATCTGGAAGAATTCTTAAACTCCCTCGACAAGGAAACAAATAAGCATGGAGACAATAAAACACACAGCCATCATGCGAGTGAAGAGTATGATGATGACGAATCGCCATTCAACAATGACGATGAGAACTCGCATATCAAAAGTATAAGTGATGAGTATTACGACGAAGGACCAGAAAGCCAAGAGAGCCGAGACCAACCATTCAGTATACTAGAGTTAATGGCTATGGAATAG